In the Podospora pseudocomata strain CBS 415.72m chromosome 5, whole genome shotgun sequence genome, one interval contains:
- a CDS encoding hypothetical protein (EggNog:ENOG503P6P3; COG:A) yields MGVFAKRSMAKTRRRRRDLDQIASDIASPRHLELYKETKDVEDLPGLGQHYCIPCAKWFDTETNLTSHKKGKPHRRQLKQLKDGAFTHKEANAASGLGVDNGPVKPKMDMEIDIA; encoded by the exons ATGGGTGTCTTTGCAAAGCGTTCGATGGCAAAGACGAGGCGGAGACGTCG CGACCTGGACCAGATTGCCTCTGACATTGCCTCTCCAAGACATCTTGAGCTCTacaaggagaccaaggatgTAGAGGATCTCCCCGGTCTGGGGCAGCACTATTGCATCCCATGCGCCAAGTGGTTCGACACCGAGACCAACCTGACCTCTCACAAGAAGGGCAAGCCTCATAGGAGACA ATTGAAGCAGCTCAAGGATGGCGCTTTCACTCACAAAGAGGCGAACGCTGCTTCGGGTCTCGGGGTGGACAACGGCCCTGTGAAGCCCAAGATGGACATGGAGATCGATATTGCTTAA